A single genomic interval of Natronoarchaeum philippinense harbors:
- a CDS encoding dihydrolipoyl dehydrogenase, which translates to MQEFDLVVIGGGSGTAVGDAAADRGQSVAIVEPGPLGGACVTRGCVPSKGLIHRADIVETIRSAGEFGVDASVDGVTFEAIVEEVHDTVHEKAEHMEQSVEASDRKTLFDAEARFVDERTVAVDGEKLRGEQVVIAAGGRPSTPPIDGLDAVDHLTSTGALFPDERPDRLVILGGGYIGAELGHFYEAMGVDVAIVGRSDALLDREDDAVSEAVTTAFEERCDVYTGHEATAVEDDGEEITVTAERTADGETVEVTGDELLLATGRRPNTDRLAVEEAGIKTDDDGFVETDEYLRTTADGVWAVGDIAGPPLFKHVADYEARIVAENAVLGREEAVDYTGVGHAVFTSPRVASVGETEAELRDTDTAYESARAEYGDVPMGMAAKEDRGFVKVLAAPDDGEILGCHIVGDEAPTLLHEVLVALRSGSGTVADVAETIHVHPALNEVVLAAFDELADVPYSGTPDWSDVSMGSR; encoded by the coding sequence ATGCAAGAGTTCGACCTCGTCGTGATCGGCGGCGGTTCGGGGACTGCAGTCGGGGACGCCGCAGCCGACCGCGGCCAGAGCGTCGCAATCGTCGAACCGGGGCCGCTCGGGGGCGCCTGCGTCACCCGAGGCTGCGTGCCATCGAAGGGGCTGATCCACCGCGCCGACATCGTCGAGACGATCCGTAGCGCCGGCGAGTTCGGCGTCGACGCGTCGGTCGACGGCGTCACGTTCGAGGCGATCGTCGAGGAGGTCCACGACACCGTCCACGAGAAGGCCGAGCACATGGAACAGTCGGTCGAAGCGTCCGACCGCAAGACGCTGTTCGACGCCGAAGCGAGGTTCGTCGACGAGCGCACCGTCGCGGTCGACGGCGAGAAGCTTCGCGGCGAGCAGGTCGTGATCGCGGCGGGCGGTCGCCCCTCGACGCCGCCGATCGACGGGCTCGACGCGGTCGATCATCTCACGAGCACCGGCGCGCTGTTCCCCGACGAGCGCCCGGATCGGCTCGTGATCCTCGGCGGCGGCTACATCGGCGCCGAACTGGGCCACTTCTACGAGGCGATGGGCGTCGACGTGGCGATCGTCGGCCGGAGCGACGCGCTCCTCGACCGCGAGGACGACGCCGTCAGCGAAGCCGTGACCACGGCGTTCGAGGAGCGCTGTGACGTGTACACCGGTCACGAGGCGACCGCCGTCGAAGACGACGGCGAGGAGATCACTGTCACTGCCGAGCGGACGGCCGACGGCGAGACCGTCGAAGTGACCGGCGACGAGTTGCTCCTCGCCACGGGGCGGCGGCCCAACACCGACCGGCTCGCGGTCGAGGAAGCCGGGATCAAAACCGATGACGACGGCTTCGTCGAGACCGACGAGTATCTGCGCACGACCGCCGACGGCGTCTGGGCGGTCGGCGACATCGCCGGGCCGCCGCTGTTCAAGCACGTCGCCGACTACGAGGCCCGCATCGTCGCCGAAAACGCCGTTCTCGGCCGCGAGGAGGCCGTCGATTACACCGGCGTCGGCCACGCCGTCTTCACGTCACCGCGCGTCGCAAGCGTCGGCGAGACCGAAGCCGAACTTCGGGATACCGACACGGCCTACGAGTCGGCCCGCGCCGAGTACGGCGACGTGCCGATGGGGATGGCCGCGAAAGAGGACCGCGGGTTCGTGAAGGTGCTCGCCGCCCCCGACGACGGCGAAATCTTGGGCTGTCACATCGTCGGCGACGAGGCGCCGACTCTGCTCCACGAGGTGCTCGTCGCCCTACGCAGCGGCTCGGGGACGGTTGCGGACGTAGCAGAAACGATTCACGTTCATCCAGCGCTCAACGAAGTCGTACTCGCGGCGTTCGACGAACTCGCAGACGTTCCCTACTCGGGGACGCCCGACTGGAGCGACGTGTCGATGGGGTCGCGGTAG
- a CDS encoding formate/nitrite transporter family protein, with amino-acid sequence MTDQERHDDGPAGRRGSETTVLSDDEPAGAESVREAVERSRSGAPAVGAVVRDRFSSDEVFQRIVAAADEEITSGSRELFFSALAAGFAITITFMLYVSLTAKTGGDAVLSALLYPLGFIYIIIGRYQLYTENTLPPVALTIERIASVPALLRNWSVVLAGNFTGGALGALALAYGGVLSPEASVAAVEIAQEGVETEWWSLFSKAAFAGLVVAGVVWVEYAARDTISRLTVVYLAFLAIPLGGLFHSVVSFTEMVYLVLHGQVAFLVGMWEFVIPVLLGNTLGGVLLVTVVNYFQTSEHRLESARFEGADRQLSIKEWAFGRFAGRSYVPLIDTGEMPPTEGDTILVPIANPRTESELVELACSIANGREDANVHVVHVVQIPDGSPRGYGASQRRRIVEESDELLGDARETARRYDVPFQTSTVLSHRSFEELFNIAERESADLVLMSWGDNRLWASGRAERPLSELTRRLPSDFLVFDGDRVDASRLLLPVGRGPNCELSADVARALQTTTGAEVSLLHVVDGPGEREDGEQFLTEWAAENGLADAALIVDDGGDLEDAIAREAADHSLLVVGATEEGLLSRLVTESLYFDVINGTDIPVLLAEQAGERSLRERLFG; translated from the coding sequence ATGACTGATCAAGAACGGCACGACGACGGCCCTGCGGGACGGCGCGGGTCCGAGACGACCGTACTGTCCGACGACGAGCCGGCAGGTGCCGAGTCGGTTCGAGAGGCGGTCGAGCGCTCCCGGAGCGGCGCCCCCGCGGTCGGCGCCGTCGTCAGGGACCGCTTCAGTTCGGACGAGGTGTTCCAGCGGATCGTCGCGGCCGCTGACGAGGAGATCACGTCCGGCAGCCGGGAGCTGTTTTTCAGCGCTCTGGCGGCCGGCTTTGCGATCACGATCACATTCATGCTGTACGTGTCGCTGACGGCCAAAACCGGCGGCGATGCGGTGCTGAGTGCACTGTTGTACCCGCTCGGGTTCATCTACATCATCATCGGGCGCTACCAGCTCTACACCGAGAACACGCTCCCGCCGGTCGCGCTCACCATCGAGCGGATCGCGAGCGTTCCGGCGTTGCTCCGGAACTGGAGCGTCGTGCTGGCGGGGAACTTCACCGGCGGCGCTCTCGGTGCGCTCGCGCTGGCCTACGGCGGCGTCCTCTCGCCCGAGGCGTCAGTCGCAGCGGTCGAGATCGCACAGGAGGGCGTCGAGACGGAGTGGTGGTCGCTGTTCTCGAAGGCCGCCTTCGCGGGGCTGGTCGTCGCCGGCGTCGTCTGGGTCGAGTACGCCGCCAGAGACACGATTTCTCGGCTCACCGTCGTCTACCTAGCGTTTCTTGCCATTCCGCTCGGCGGCCTGTTCCACTCCGTCGTCTCCTTTACCGAGATGGTCTACCTCGTCTTGCACGGACAGGTGGCGTTTCTGGTCGGGATGTGGGAGTTCGTGATACCGGTCTTGCTCGGGAACACACTCGGCGGCGTCCTGTTGGTCACCGTCGTCAACTACTTCCAGACGAGCGAGCACCGGCTCGAATCGGCCCGGTTCGAGGGCGCCGACCGGCAGCTCTCGATCAAAGAGTGGGCGTTCGGGCGGTTCGCCGGGCGTTCGTACGTCCCGCTGATCGACACCGGCGAGATGCCCCCAACGGAGGGCGACACCATCCTCGTTCCGATCGCAAATCCGCGGACGGAGTCAGAACTCGTCGAACTCGCCTGTTCGATCGCAAACGGGCGAGAAGACGCCAACGTCCACGTCGTCCACGTCGTCCAGATCCCCGACGGCTCGCCGCGGGGCTACGGCGCGAGCCAGCGCCGGCGCATCGTCGAGGAGTCCGACGAACTGCTCGGCGACGCCCGCGAAACCGCCCGGCGCTACGACGTTCCCTTCCAGACGTCGACGGTGCTGTCACACCGGTCGTTCGAGGAGCTGTTCAACATCGCCGAGCGCGAGAGCGCCGATCTCGTCCTGATGAGCTGGGGCGACAACCGTCTCTGGGCGTCGGGTCGCGCCGAGCGCCCGCTGAGCGAGCTTACGCGGCGGCTTCCCAGCGACTTCCTCGTGTTCGACGGCGACCGAGTCGACGCCTCGCGGCTCCTGTTGCCGGTCGGCCGCGGCCCCAACTGCGAGCTGAGTGCCGATGTCGCTCGCGCGCTCCAGACGACTACCGGCGCCGAGGTGTCCCTGCTCCACGTCGTCGACGGCCCCGGCGAGCGCGAGGACGGCGAGCAGTTCCTCACCGAGTGGGCGGCTGAGAACGGACTGGCGGACGCGGCGCTGATCGTCGACGACGGCGGCGATCTGGAAGACGCGATCGCGCGCGAAGCCGCCGACCACTCGCTGCTGGTCGTCGGCGCGACCGAGGAGGGACTGCTCAGCAGGCTCGTCACCGAATCGCTGTACTTCGACGTGATCAACGGGACCGACATCCCGGTGTTGCTGGCAGAACAGGCCGGAGAGCGGAGCCTCCGAGAACGGCTCTTCGGGTAG
- a CDS encoding universal stress protein, with protein MTDLVLVPVDGSDESRHALEYAFKLPDVDVTAITVVDPFDIDPLSPGLQSPLGQSGVPAYTPEWYERQWDNAHELHEELREDAKEFDGEFDSVVKLGNPSREILRYADERDVDQIVIGAASNDTLSHVLLGSTAKRVARRAGVTVTVVR; from the coding sequence ATGACAGACCTCGTCCTCGTTCCGGTCGATGGCTCGGACGAGTCGCGCCACGCGCTGGAATACGCCTTCAAGCTGCCGGACGTCGACGTCACGGCGATCACCGTCGTCGATCCGTTCGACATCGACCCGCTGTCGCCCGGGCTCCAGTCGCCGCTCGGACAGTCCGGGGTGCCGGCGTACACGCCGGAGTGGTACGAGCGACAGTGGGACAACGCCCACGAGCTACACGAAGAGCTACGCGAGGACGCCAAAGAGTTCGACGGCGAGTTCGACAGCGTCGTCAAGCTCGGCAATCCGAGCAGGGAGATTCTCCGGTACGCCGACGAGCGCGACGTGGACCAGATCGTGATCGGCGCGGCCAGCAACGACACGCTCTCGCACGTGTTGCTGGGATCGACCGCAAAGCGAGTCGCCCGACGGGCCGGCGTCACAGTGACGGTGGTTCGCTGA
- a CDS encoding inorganic phosphate transporter: MVTALLVVGLFVAAFVGYNIGGSSTGVAFGPAVGSRIVGKVTAATLFTSFALLGGWTVGRNVIDTMSSQIVPASQFTLATSVGVLFFAGASLLISNLYGVPASTSMTAVGAIVGLGLATGTLNEAIMFRIVSAWIVAPLLAFLIGMVIGRYLYPYLDARFTFTRLENSLVQLDRSGPLPRPTFNDRATPRDIVGSALVLVIACYMGFSAGASNAANAVAPLVGNGSISVEQGILLAIGAIGLGGFTIARRTLATVGEGITDLPILAALIVSTVGATIITVLSQLGIPASLAVSTTCCIIGLGWGRASRAVTLAEAASVAVEPEAARPADDGGTELTTGALGAGPAEGETPGGPTVGTLAGSETEQEAEAEQRAESIEQEGGEVAPIGEEDLDELAAESLFDPAATSRIVFLWVLTPTLSAIGAYVLFELLL; this comes from the coding sequence ATGGTAACTGCGCTACTCGTCGTCGGCTTGTTCGTGGCCGCGTTCGTCGGCTACAACATCGGCGGCTCCTCGACGGGCGTCGCCTTCGGACCGGCGGTCGGGAGCCGGATCGTCGGCAAGGTCACCGCAGCCACGCTGTTTACGAGCTTTGCGCTGCTTGGCGGTTGGACCGTTGGCCGGAACGTCATCGACACGATGAGCAGCCAGATCGTCCCGGCGAGCCAGTTTACGCTTGCGACCAGCGTCGGCGTGCTCTTTTTCGCCGGGGCGTCGCTGCTGATCTCGAATCTCTACGGCGTCCCGGCGTCGACGTCGATGACGGCCGTCGGCGCGATCGTCGGCCTCGGACTGGCGACCGGCACGCTCAACGAGGCGATCATGTTCCGAATCGTCTCGGCGTGGATCGTCGCCCCGCTGTTGGCGTTCCTGATCGGCATGGTGATCGGCCGCTATCTCTACCCCTATCTCGACGCCCGATTCACCTTCACGCGACTGGAGAACTCGCTCGTCCAACTGGATCGGTCGGGGCCGCTCCCGCGTCCCACGTTCAACGACCGGGCGACGCCGCGGGACATCGTCGGCTCGGCGCTGGTGCTGGTGATCGCCTGTTACATGGGATTTTCCGCGGGCGCGTCGAACGCCGCCAACGCCGTCGCCCCGCTGGTGGGCAACGGGTCGATCTCGGTCGAGCAGGGCATTTTGCTGGCCATCGGCGCGATCGGACTCGGCGGCTTCACGATCGCTCGGCGGACGCTGGCGACGGTCGGTGAGGGGATCACCGACCTACCGATTCTGGCGGCGCTGATCGTTTCGACGGTCGGCGCGACGATCATCACGGTGCTCTCCCAGCTTGGCATCCCTGCGAGTCTCGCCGTGAGCACGACCTGTTGTATCATCGGACTGGGCTGGGGGCGGGCCAGCCGCGCGGTCACGCTCGCAGAGGCCGCAAGCGTCGCCGTCGAACCCGAGGCCGCGCGCCCCGCAGACGATGGCGGGACCGAACTGACGACGGGGGCGCTCGGAGCGGGGCCAGCGGAGGGTGAGACGCCCGGCGGGCCGACCGTCGGCACCCTCGCTGGCAGCGAAACCGAGCAGGAAGCCGAAGCCGAGCAGCGCGCCGAGTCCATCGAGCAAGAGGGTGGCGAAGTGGCGCCGATCGGCGAGGAAGACCTCGACGAGCTGGCCGCCGAGAGCCTGTTCGATCCGGCGGCGACCAGCCGCATCGTGTTCCTGTGGGTGCTCACCCCGACGCTGTCGGCGATCGGCGCGTACGTCCTGTTCGAGTTGTTGCTCTGA
- a CDS encoding DUF2249 domain-containing protein yields MSLEPSESGPTLDVREIDGEPFGDIMAAVEDLSPGETLTLLNSFEPVPLYEVLERKGYSHETTQLDADLWRVEIEHA; encoded by the coding sequence ATGAGCCTCGAACCCTCGGAGAGCGGCCCTACCCTCGACGTTCGGGAGATCGACGGCGAGCCCTTCGGCGACATCATGGCGGCCGTCGAGGACCTCTCGCCCGGCGAAACGCTGACGCTGCTCAACAGCTTCGAGCCCGTGCCGCTGTACGAGGTGCTCGAACGGAAGGGGTACAGCCACGAGACGACGCAACTCGACGCCGATCTGTGGCGCGTCGAGATCGAGCACGCCTGA
- a CDS encoding thioredoxin family protein yields the protein MTDDTDAVPEYDPDRPAPLSTADELDALVASEDLVLVEFYTSGCSICQSMEPILSNVARESDAVVATMNPRDDPPLVEEYDVRSVPLLLLFSEGELVDRLADGFVETDRLVEFVGREE from the coding sequence ATGACAGACGATACCGACGCCGTTCCGGAGTACGATCCCGACCGGCCAGCCCCGCTCTCGACGGCCGACGAACTCGACGCGCTCGTCGCCTCCGAAGACCTCGTGCTGGTGGAGTTTTACACCAGCGGCTGCTCGATCTGCCAGTCGATGGAGCCGATCCTGAGCAACGTCGCCCGCGAGTCCGACGCCGTCGTGGCGACGATGAACCCGCGGGACGACCCGCCGCTGGTCGAGGAGTACGACGTACGTAGCGTCCCGCTGTTGTTGCTGTTTTCGGAGGGCGAACTCGTCGATCGGCTCGCTGACGGCTTCGTCGAGACTGATCGCTTGGTCGAGTTCGTCGGGCGAGAGGAGTAG
- a CDS encoding NAD(P)/FAD-dependent oxidoreductase: MHTDETYDYDVAVVGGGPAGLTTALYSVRLGLDTLVVNRGGGRAAMMQDTHNVIGVTEDVTGNEFLQTAIEQVQDYGGEYRQGFVDDVQPLSDADAGADDGFRVTTGDETVDVHSVVLATGFSDVRPDPPLPRTGRGLHWCLHCDAYMFVDEPVFVMGTGDSAAYVAMIMLNFTDDVDLLTRGGEPEWSDDTDEMLSNHPVDVVTEEVAGIENGDDGWLEAIEFEDGEVREYRGGFPMYGSDYHADLADSLGLEREDDGTVAVDDHGRTSVDGVYAVGDLTPGHNQIPVAMGEGAKAGIAINMDLRAFPRDTDEIEERGPVGEDEVPAMSPELVETAIAHEGHAGGPRRDAEAEADDD; encoded by the coding sequence ATGCACACCGACGAGACGTACGATTACGACGTTGCGGTAGTCGGCGGCGGCCCCGCCGGACTGACGACGGCGCTGTACTCGGTTCGGCTCGGGCTCGACACGCTCGTGGTGAACCGGGGCGGCGGCCGGGCAGCCATGATGCAGGACACCCACAACGTCATCGGCGTCACGGAGGACGTAACTGGCAACGAGTTCCTCCAGACGGCGATCGAGCAGGTCCAAGACTACGGCGGCGAGTATCGACAGGGGTTCGTCGACGACGTGCAGCCGCTGTCGGACGCCGACGCCGGTGCGGACGACGGCTTTCGCGTCACGACCGGCGACGAGACGGTCGACGTACACAGCGTCGTGCTGGCGACGGGCTTTTCGGACGTTCGGCCTGATCCGCCGCTCCCGCGAACCGGGCGCGGGCTCCACTGGTGTCTCCACTGCGACGCCTACATGTTCGTCGACGAGCCCGTGTTCGTGATGGGCACCGGCGACTCGGCGGCCTACGTGGCGATGATCATGCTGAATTTCACCGACGACGTGGATCTGCTGACTCGCGGCGGCGAACCCGAGTGGAGCGACGACACCGACGAGATGCTCTCGAACCACCCCGTCGACGTGGTCACCGAGGAGGTCGCCGGCATCGAGAACGGCGACGACGGCTGGCTGGAGGCCATCGAGTTCGAGGACGGCGAGGTCCGCGAGTACCGCGGGGGCTTCCCGATGTACGGCTCGGACTACCACGCCGACCTCGCCGACAGTCTCGGACTGGAGCGCGAGGACGACGGCACCGTCGCCGTCGACGACCACGGCCGCACCTCCGTCGACGGCGTCTACGCGGTCGGCGACCTGACGCCGGGGCACAACCAGATCCCCGTTGCGATGGGCGAGGGCGCGAAGGCGGGCATCGCTATCAACATGGATCTCCGGGCGTTCCCCCGCGACACTGACGAAATCGAGGAACGCGGCCCGGTCGGCGAGGACGAGGTGCCGGCGATGTCGCCGGAGCTGGTCGAGACCGCGATCGCACACGAGGGCCACGCCGGCGGACCGCGCCGCGACGCCGAAGCCGAAGCCGACGACGACTGA
- a CDS encoding DUF7544 domain-containing protein, whose product MPWHALSALDDALTASKKLLLPFSLRRWLTLAIVAFFVSGATAFEPNPSFSFGDGANGAAPGDPVSIVSDGLSVGQLQLLVAVVAVALVVGVVLTYVAAVMEFVFVDIAREREVRVRDRVGQHTDAGASLFLFRIAVGLLVLATALTALGLTIVTGGLFVLVLLLLSPALVLIGIALWLVLRLTTDFVVPIMLAEGIGVLDGWRTFWPELRAEWRQYGAYALARIILGGVGATVAGIGFVTVAVVLVIPFGAVGLGGAILFAQVLGLNVVGFAIGAIAATLFALSVLVVGTTLVQVPIQTYLRYYSLFVLGGVTPEYDLVASIREEIEAQDGADVDLRDAEEGARDADGEGGDETFDGDDR is encoded by the coding sequence ATGCCCTGGCACGCCCTGTCCGCCCTCGACGACGCGCTGACCGCGAGCAAGAAGCTCCTCCTGCCGTTCTCGCTCCGCCGGTGGCTCACGCTCGCTATCGTGGCGTTTTTCGTGTCGGGCGCGACGGCGTTCGAGCCCAACCCCTCGTTTTCGTTCGGCGACGGCGCCAACGGTGCGGCGCCGGGCGATCCGGTCTCGATCGTGAGCGATGGGCTCTCTGTCGGCCAGTTGCAGTTACTCGTCGCCGTCGTCGCGGTGGCGCTCGTCGTCGGCGTCGTGCTGACATACGTCGCGGCGGTGATGGAGTTCGTCTTCGTCGACATCGCGCGCGAACGCGAGGTACGCGTCCGTGATCGGGTCGGCCAGCACACCGACGCCGGCGCGTCGCTGTTTCTCTTTCGCATCGCCGTGGGCCTGCTCGTACTGGCGACGGCGTTGACCGCGCTCGGCCTCACCATCGTGACCGGCGGGCTGTTCGTCCTCGTGCTCCTCTTGCTGTCGCCCGCGCTGGTGCTGATCGGCATCGCCCTCTGGCTCGTCTTGCGATTGACGACCGACTTCGTCGTCCCCATCATGCTCGCCGAGGGGATCGGCGTCCTCGACGGCTGGCGCACCTTCTGGCCCGAGCTGCGCGCCGAGTGGCGCCAGTACGGCGCCTACGCGCTCGCACGAATCATTCTGGGTGGCGTCGGCGCCACCGTCGCGGGCATCGGGTTCGTCACGGTCGCCGTCGTGCTGGTGATCCCCTTCGGGGCCGTCGGTCTCGGCGGCGCGATCCTGTTCGCGCAGGTGCTCGGGCTGAACGTCGTCGGTTTCGCCATCGGGGCGATCGCCGCCACGCTGTTTGCCCTCTCGGTGCTCGTCGTCGGGACGACGCTCGTGCAGGTGCCGATCCAGACGTACCTCCGGTACTACAGCCTGTTCGTCCTCGGCGGCGTGACGCCGGAGTACGACCTCGTCGCGTCGATCCGCGAGGAGATCGAAGCACAGGACGGCGCCGACGTTGACCTGCGAGACGCCGAAGAAGGGGCGCGCGATGCCGACGGCGAGGGGGGAGACGAGACGTTCGACGGCGACGATCGGTAA
- a CDS encoding universal stress protein produces MPDTILVPVDGSPLSFDALEVALSEHTDAEIIALHVIDPTEPGYSYPVDLDPDAEPLHGSDEWMDRARELESDLFEDIESTADEHDAAVQTETSVGDPRRVIVDYAEREGVDAIVMGSHGREEGARILLGSVTEAVAFRSPVRVTLVR; encoded by the coding sequence ATGCCGGACACGATCCTCGTTCCCGTCGACGGCTCGCCGCTATCGTTCGACGCTTTGGAGGTCGCGCTCTCGGAACATACCGACGCCGAGATCATCGCACTACACGTCATCGACCCGACGGAGCCGGGCTACAGCTACCCGGTCGATCTCGATCCGGATGCCGAGCCGCTCCACGGCTCCGACGAGTGGATGGACCGCGCCCGCGAACTGGAGTCGGACCTGTTCGAGGACATCGAGTCGACGGCCGACGAGCACGACGCCGCCGTCCAGACCGAGACCAGCGTCGGCGACCCGCGCCGGGTCATCGTCGACTACGCCGAACGAGAGGGCGTCGACGCCATCGTGATGGGAAGCCACGGCCGCGAGGAGGGCGCCCGAATCCTGCTCGGGAGCGTCACCGAGGCCGTCGCGTTTCGCTCGCCGGTCCGGGTGACGCTGGTTCGCTAG
- a CDS encoding SDR family NAD(P)-dependent oxidoreductase, translating into MLDFTDRVAMVTGAARGIGKATALRLADRGADVVVTDVVEEREAVAAAVEERGQSALALDVDVSDEAAVEAAAEETIEEFGRIDALVNNAGIFPAIDLAEMTAEDWQHVIDVNLTGAFYCTQAVLPAMREQGYGRIVNVSSVSGGRVGWAGNLAHYAASKAGMVGFTRSAALDIAPDGVTINAVVPGMIDTGAAQRVSSDEEIEAAVASIPLGRQGDPEELANVIAFLASEESSYVTGASVVVDGGITKV; encoded by the coding sequence ATGCTAGACTTCACCGATCGAGTGGCGATGGTGACGGGTGCGGCGCGGGGGATCGGCAAGGCGACCGCGCTGCGGCTGGCCGACCGCGGCGCGGATGTCGTCGTCACCGACGTGGTCGAAGAGCGCGAGGCTGTCGCAGCGGCGGTCGAAGAGCGCGGCCAGTCCGCGCTGGCGCTGGACGTGGACGTGAGCGACGAGGCCGCGGTCGAAGCCGCCGCCGAGGAGACGATCGAGGAGTTCGGACGGATCGACGCGCTCGTGAACAACGCCGGCATCTTCCCCGCAATCGATCTCGCGGAGATGACGGCCGAGGACTGGCAACACGTGATCGACGTGAACCTGACGGGCGCCTTTTACTGCACGCAGGCCGTGCTTCCGGCGATGCGAGAGCAGGGCTACGGTCGGATCGTCAACGTCTCGTCGGTCTCGGGCGGCCGCGTCGGCTGGGCCGGCAACCTCGCCCACTACGCGGCGAGCAAGGCCGGCATGGTCGGGTTTACCCGCAGCGCCGCGCTCGATATCGCCCCCGACGGGGTCACGATCAACGCCGTCGTTCCGGGGATGATCGACACCGGCGCCGCACAGCGAGTATCGAGCGACGAGGAGATCGAAGCCGCCGTCGCGTCGATTCCGCTCGGGCGGCAGGGCGACCCCGAGGAGCTTGCGAACGTCATCGCTTTTCTGGCGTCCGAGGAGTCGAGCTACGTCACCGGCGCGTCGGTGGTCGTCGACGGCGGGATCACGAAGGTGTGA
- a CDS encoding universal stress protein translates to MYDTILIPTDGSDSANRAIEHGLSLAREYDSTIHTMYVVDTSRYGEPALSSAEIVLDELEQRGQDLTDDVAERADNDGIETVGEVRHGRPDAEIVGYADAVDADVIVIGFQGHSHRRPNNVGSVTDRVIRSTDRPVFMV, encoded by the coding sequence ATGTACGACACGATACTGATCCCGACCGACGGCAGCGACTCCGCCAATCGTGCGATCGAACACGGGCTCTCGCTGGCCCGCGAGTACGATTCGACGATCCACACGATGTACGTGGTCGACACGAGCAGGTACGGCGAGCCGGCGCTGAGCAGCGCCGAGATCGTCCTCGACGAACTCGAACAGCGCGGACAGGACCTCACCGACGACGTGGCAGAGCGCGCCGACAACGACGGCATCGAAACCGTCGGTGAGGTGCGTCACGGTCGCCCGGACGCCGAAATCGTCGGATACGCCGACGCGGTCGACGCCGACGTGATCGTCATCGGCTTTCAGGGCCACTCCCACCGCCGGCCGAACAACGTCGGCAGCGTCACTGACCGCGTCATCAGGTCGACGGACCGGCCGGTCTTCATGGTCTGA
- a CDS encoding multicopper oxidase domain-containing protein — protein sequence MSDNIGAPGSDISRREFVAATGGTGALALAGCTAPSQESSPQLQQSETDLPTTSPPEVVQVDEQGGSVTLSSQTAVHQPHPVETMGGPVELPRVWAFQADDRDPSVPGPILRTTEGNDMEVTFDNTDGDMPHTVHFHGVSKTWENDGVPTTTGIRVDPGEKHTYEIPANVPGTHLYHCHYQTHRHIDMGMYGFFRVDPEGYEPADRELFMTLKDWDSRLNRQFAGEDVSYSPRNRSPDVFTINGKSAPRTLHPEDGSPVIVSEGDTVRIHFANNGYMSHPIHTHNHRFRVVEKDGSQVPEAAQYEQDVVNIAPAERKTVEFEADADPGIYLMHCHKVSHAMNGNFYPGGMVGGIVYESAMDTDIFSKLMNYAGYEG from the coding sequence ATGAGCGACAACATCGGCGCACCCGGATCGGACATTTCGCGGCGCGAGTTCGTGGCGGCGACCGGCGGCACCGGCGCGCTCGCGCTGGCGGGCTGTACGGCACCGAGTCAGGAATCGTCCCCGCAACTCCAGCAGTCCGAAACTGATCTCCCGACGACCAGTCCCCCCGAAGTCGTGCAGGTCGACGAGCAGGGCGGAAGCGTGACGCTCAGTTCCCAGACCGCCGTCCACCAGCCCCACCCCGTCGAGACGATGGGCGGTCCCGTCGAACTCCCCCGCGTGTGGGCGTTTCAGGCCGACGACCGCGACCCCAGCGTCCCCGGTCCGATCCTCCGGACGACCGAGGGCAACGACATGGAGGTAACCTTCGACAACACGGACGGCGATATGCCCCACACCGTCCACTTCCACGGCGTCAGCAAGACGTGGGAGAACGACGGCGTCCCGACGACGACGGGCATCCGCGTCGATCCCGGCGAGAAACACACCTACGAGATCCCCGCGAACGTCCCCGGAACGCACCTCTATCACTGCCACTACCAAACCCACCGTCATATCGATATGGGGATGTACGGCTTCTTCCGCGTCGATCCGGAGGGGTACGAGCCGGCCGACCGAGAGCTGTTCATGACGCTCAAAGACTGGGACTCGCGGCTCAACCGCCAGTTCGCCGGCGAGGACGTGAGCTACAGCCCGCGAAACCGCTCCCCTGACGTGTTCACGATCAACGGCAAGTCCGCACCTCGCACGCTCCACCCAGAAGACGGCTCGCCGGTGATCGTCTCCGAAGGCGACACCGTCCGTATCCACTTCGCAAACAACGGGTACATGAGCCACCCGATCCACACGCACAACCACCGTTTCCGGGTCGTCGAGAAGGACGGCTCGCAGGTCCCCGAGGCCGCCCAGTACGAACAGGACGTGGTCAACATCGCGCCCGCCGAGCGCAAGACCGTCGAGTTCGAGGCCGACGCCGATCCGGGCATCTACCTGATGCACTGCCACAAGGTCAGCCACGCGATGAACGGGAACTTCTACCCCGGCGGGATGGTCGGTGGCATCGTCTACGAGTCCGCGATGGACACCGACATCTTCTCGAAACTGATGAACTACGCCGGCTACGAGGGCTGA